From one Bacteroides eggerthii genomic stretch:
- a CDS encoding polysaccharide pyruvyl transferase family protein, whose amino-acid sequence MKIGIITICKVNNYGAELQAFATQKRLEQMGHKAEIIDYLYYKNWQFKDTTLSQPFITINTKGKLMYWLKYRLASWAVDKILPIVNKNEKRRKQNYQSFIDCGCYSQKYISMDELYHANMDYDIYIVGSDQVWNPSASSSIEPYFLTFAPQKAPKLAYASSFGVSSIAPELSKRYTELLNNLNTIAVREQSGVELVKQLTGREAQLVVDPTLLLNKTDWNPYMKPVKGISPFNYVLVYELLPSQILLDIAVKVGKEKNIPVYCICKRAYGIKKNPDTINILDAGPAEFLWLIANATCMITNSFHGTAFSVNFATPFCCVLNRKRNNNGRMASLLCKLNLEDRILYEDKATDFNVTSVYKEVDNRVLDTLVIDSINYLKKAIGN is encoded by the coding sequence ATGAAAATTGGAATAATCACCATTTGTAAGGTTAACAATTATGGAGCAGAACTACAGGCCTTTGCTACCCAAAAACGATTGGAACAAATGGGACATAAAGCAGAAATTATAGACTATCTCTACTATAAAAATTGGCAATTTAAAGATACTACTTTATCACAACCATTTATAACAATAAATACGAAAGGAAAACTAATGTATTGGCTAAAGTATCGGTTAGCGAGCTGGGCAGTAGATAAAATACTACCTATAGTCAATAAAAATGAAAAACGAAGAAAACAGAATTACCAATCATTTATAGATTGTGGATGCTATTCGCAAAAATATATATCAATGGATGAACTATATCATGCCAATATGGATTATGATATTTACATAGTGGGAAGTGACCAAGTATGGAATCCTTCAGCATCTTCCTCTATTGAACCCTATTTCCTGACTTTTGCTCCCCAAAAGGCTCCGAAATTGGCCTATGCATCTTCTTTTGGTGTATCATCAATTGCTCCTGAATTGTCCAAACGTTATACGGAATTATTGAATAACCTTAATACGATTGCAGTAAGAGAACAAAGTGGGGTGGAACTTGTAAAACAGTTAACCGGAAGAGAAGCCCAATTGGTTGTCGACCCTACTTTATTATTAAATAAAACTGATTGGAATCCGTATATGAAACCCGTAAAGGGAATATCACCTTTCAACTATGTATTGGTCTATGAACTATTACCTTCTCAAATTTTATTGGATATAGCAGTAAAAGTAGGAAAAGAGAAAAATATACCAGTATATTGCATTTGCAAACGAGCATATGGAATTAAAAAAAATCCTGATACCATTAATATATTGGATGCCGGACCTGCCGAGTTCCTATGGTTAATAGCAAATGCCACTTGCATGATTACTAATTCTTTTCATGGGACTGCATTTTCAGTAAACTTCGCAACACCATTCTGTTGTGTGCTCAACCGTAAAAGAAATAACAATGGACGTATGGCCTCTTTATTATGTAAACTGAATTTGGAAGATCGCATTTTGTACGAGGACAAGGCAACAGACTTTAATGTCACGTCTGTATATAAAGAAGTGGATAATAGAGTTCTAGACACATTAGTAATCGATTCAATAAATTATCTCAAAAAAGCCATAGGCAATTAA
- a CDS encoding Coenzyme F420 hydrogenase/dehydrogenase, beta subunit C-terminal domain — protein sequence MKACSPQLAKAKYCTGCMACSDICRHDAIKIVERNCLPFVQIDADKCINCGLCQKACPIVTPINKNRFEDMKVYGGWANDEQTRIDAASGGGFAGLAQSFFHLHKEKVAVVGATLTNNRVYHILIEQEKDIPLLTNSKYIQSNTKGIYKAVAEKLKNDYWILFSGCPCQIAGLYGYLGKKYRNCERLVTIEVVCHGIASHEALDLHLEYYNSSRIYRFRDKRKGTQDWKFSQCTTIEQNGKEVKLKREEDMFYAIYAGWMLDRKSCSNCQFSEINRVADITIADFWGLPVPDYYKQGVSLIIANNAKADSLIREADAIYTFEDSLRTAIDGNPHLFTGYKFIQYHPIVVWPNFFRKVLPKKLRFNILTNRMPHKLSWAFYKLATIYSIKYRKKQTINRLQNKAPHLLKKANRGGGVKWPISKLQQNI from the coding sequence ATGAAAGCATGTAGTCCGCAATTAGCAAAAGCAAAGTATTGTACCGGATGTATGGCGTGTAGTGATATATGCCGTCATGACGCTATAAAAATCGTAGAAAGGAACTGCTTACCATTTGTACAAATTGATGCAGATAAATGTATAAACTGTGGTTTGTGCCAAAAAGCATGCCCAATAGTAACCCCGATCAACAAGAATCGATTTGAGGACATGAAAGTGTATGGCGGATGGGCAAACGACGAGCAAACACGTATAGATGCAGCTTCCGGGGGTGGATTCGCCGGACTAGCACAGAGTTTCTTCCATTTACATAAGGAAAAAGTAGCAGTAGTTGGTGCTACGCTTACAAATAACAGAGTGTATCACATATTAATAGAACAAGAAAAAGATATACCATTACTAACCAATAGTAAATACATACAAAGCAACACTAAAGGAATATATAAAGCAGTAGCCGAAAAACTAAAAAATGATTATTGGATTTTATTTTCGGGATGTCCCTGTCAAATAGCAGGACTATATGGCTACTTAGGCAAAAAATACCGGAATTGTGAGCGTCTTGTAACTATCGAAGTGGTGTGCCATGGAATTGCCAGCCATGAGGCATTAGACCTACACTTGGAATATTATAACTCATCACGCATATATCGTTTTCGTGATAAGCGAAAAGGAACACAAGATTGGAAGTTCTCGCAATGTACTACTATTGAACAAAATGGAAAAGAGGTAAAACTAAAAAGAGAAGAAGACATGTTCTATGCTATTTATGCAGGCTGGATGCTTGACAGAAAAAGCTGTAGCAATTGCCAGTTCTCAGAAATAAACAGAGTAGCCGATATCACAATTGCAGACTTTTGGGGATTGCCAGTACCGGACTATTACAAACAAGGTGTTTCACTCATTATTGCAAATAACGCCAAGGCAGATTCTTTAATAAGAGAAGCGGATGCCATTTATACATTCGAAGATTCATTACGTACTGCTATTGACGGAAACCCACACCTATTTACCGGCTATAAATTTATCCAATATCATCCAATAGTGGTATGGCCAAACTTTTTCAGAAAAGTTCTTCCCAAAAAATTACGTTTCAATATATTGACTAATAGAATGCCTCATAAACTATCATGGGCTTTCTACAAACTGGCAACAATATATTCAATAAAATATAGAAAAAAGCAAACAATAAATAGACTACAAAACAAAGCTCCTCATTTGTTAAAAAAAGCAAATAGAGGGGGGGGGGTAAAATGGCCGATATCTAAATTACAACAAAATATATAA
- a CDS encoding EpsG family protein, with product MKIDYILIYILFVIFLYIEGKFIYRNKQNKNILPLISIILFYSLIESIRYGRGVDYWGYRITYKVGISTGQYFFDITNSLFRFLNLTFNDSLFAFALCYMLSIVLIVNKYKYWFPYLLPLFFIFTVIESECFIRQFFAMSFANFAFLNLIKTNKINKILFVLFAIIAFFIHSSTIFFILIILILNFIKYPINYKYSISLYILFALFIDIAQTNILPFLLSSIDIGDNKFSSYISLSERWFGKEAINDIYNQKWYMQSLNIIFDISLIFSGYKLIKENHFSHRTTLIYNLFVIGAILYRAFFNIELIRRIAFMEYLWVFVIASCFLYFFHKRKNNIIDVITIIIVLLYTIAIFSKFLTETHFNNFIWDAYGNT from the coding sequence ATGAAAATAGACTATATATTAATATATATACTATTTGTTATATTCCTATATATAGAAGGTAAATTCATATATAGGAATAAACAGAACAAAAATATATTACCACTTATATCAATAATTCTTTTTTATTCACTCATAGAATCTATACGTTATGGAAGAGGGGTTGATTATTGGGGATATCGTATTACCTACAAAGTAGGTATCTCAACAGGACAATATTTCTTTGATATCACAAATTCTTTATTCAGATTCCTAAATCTAACATTCAATGATAGTCTGTTTGCTTTCGCCTTATGTTACATGCTCAGTATAGTACTCATTGTAAATAAATACAAATATTGGTTTCCATACCTCCTACCACTATTTTTTATATTTACTGTCATAGAAAGCGAATGTTTCATCAGACAATTTTTTGCAATGTCTTTTGCTAATTTTGCCTTTCTGAATTTAATCAAAACGAATAAAATTAATAAAATTTTATTCGTTTTATTCGCTATTATAGCTTTCTTTATACATTCATCAACTATCTTCTTTATACTCATTATCCTTATTCTTAATTTCATCAAATATCCTATCAATTATAAATATTCAATCTCTCTATATATCCTATTCGCTTTATTTATTGATATTGCACAAACAAATATATTGCCATTTTTATTATCTTCAATAGATATAGGAGATAATAAATTTAGTTCATACATTTCTCTATCTGAAAGATGGTTTGGCAAAGAAGCCATAAATGATATTTATAATCAAAAATGGTACATGCAGTCTCTAAATATAATCTTTGACATTTCTTTAATTTTTTCTGGATACAAACTTATAAAAGAAAACCATTTTAGTCATAGAACCACTCTTATTTACAATCTTTTTGTCATTGGAGCAATATTATATAGAGCTTTTTTCAATATAGAATTAATACGTAGAATAGCATTTATGGAATATTTATGGGTATTTGTCATAGCTAGCTGCTTTCTCTATTTTTTCCACAAAAGAAAGAACAATATAATAGATGTTATCACAATTATAATAGTACTATTGTACACAATAGCCATTTTTAGCAAATTCTTGACAGAAACACATTTTAATAATTTTATTTGGGATGCATATGGAAATACCTAA
- the glf gene encoding UDP-galactopyranose mutase has product MKKQYDYLIVGSGLYGATFAHLACKYGKKCLVIDKRKHLGGNIYCENIEGINVHTYGAHIFHTSNKKIWDFVNSITEFNNFTNSPVANYNGKLYNLPFNMNTFYQMWGVLTPAEAQCIIEAQRQEALKEMKKKGIKEPRNLEEQAISLIGKDIYEKLIKGYTEKQWGRKCTELPAFIIKRLPVRFTFDNNYFNDIYQGIPIGGYNKLINGLLSGIEVKCETDFFSNRNYFENIAEKTVFTGKIDEYYNYQYGKLEYRTVKFKTQILKCCNFQGNAVINYTSSDIPYTRIIEHKHFEFGKQLNTVISKEYPSEWSPGSEPFYPINDSKNSKVYSLYKNLASSKNNIIFGGRLAEYKYYDMHHIIGKVLSTKNI; this is encoded by the coding sequence ATGAAAAAGCAATATGATTATTTAATAGTTGGCTCTGGACTGTATGGTGCTACATTCGCTCATCTAGCATGTAAATATGGGAAAAAATGCCTTGTCATTGACAAAAGGAAACACCTAGGTGGCAATATCTATTGTGAAAATATAGAAGGAATAAATGTACATACCTATGGCGCACACATTTTTCATACATCAAATAAAAAGATTTGGGATTTCGTCAACAGCATAACAGAATTTAATAATTTTACAAATTCTCCTGTAGCAAACTATAATGGTAAATTATACAATTTACCGTTTAATATGAATACCTTTTATCAAATGTGGGGAGTCCTAACCCCAGCAGAAGCACAATGTATAATAGAAGCTCAAAGACAAGAAGCGCTTAAAGAGATGAAAAAAAAAGGTATTAAAGAGCCTCGTAATTTAGAAGAGCAAGCAATATCCCTAATAGGGAAAGATATTTATGAAAAGTTAATAAAAGGATACACAGAAAAGCAATGGGGAAGAAAATGTACTGAACTTCCAGCATTTATTATCAAGCGTTTACCTGTACGGTTTACTTTTGACAATAATTATTTTAATGATATCTATCAAGGTATTCCAATTGGTGGATATAACAAGCTAATTAATGGATTATTGTCAGGTATAGAGGTAAAATGTGAAACTGATTTTTTTTCTAACAGAAATTATTTTGAGAATATTGCAGAGAAAACTGTTTTTACCGGAAAGATTGATGAATATTATAATTATCAATATGGAAAGTTAGAATACCGAACGGTTAAATTTAAAACACAAATATTGAAATGTTGCAATTTTCAAGGAAATGCAGTCATTAACTACACATCCTCAGATATTCCGTATACACGTATCATAGAACACAAACATTTTGAATTTGGAAAACAACTTAATACTGTAATATCCAAAGAGTATCCCTCAGAATGGTCTCCTGGAAGTGAACCCTTTTACCCTATAAATGATTCCAAAAATTCAAAAGTTTATTCATTATATAAAAACCTAGCCAGCAGTAAAAATAATATAATATTTGGAGGTAGATTAGCCGAATATAAATATTATGATATGCATCATATTATTGGAAAAGTACTAAGTACAAAAAATATATAA
- a CDS encoding glycosyltransferase family 4 protein: MHTPKVLVVATSRKTRGGITSVVKAHETSEQWKKYHCKWIETHRDGNNIRKLWYLGTALIEYICLLPFYDIVHIHVGLRTSVRRKLIFAHIARLLKKKIIIHFHPATEKHLFDPEFNANIKKLFNISDKLLVLSPKWIEWINEAFPKNRYNMEVVYNPCPNVKRNDQRDKYILYAGILSDRKGYNRLMEAFSKIATKYSDWKIVFAGNGEIDKGKALAIQFGIEQQTIFLGWITGSDKENVFQHASIYCLPSWGEGFPMGVLDAMAYGIPVVTTPVGGLEKVFHNEIDAMIYDTYDLDMLAEKLELLIRSEEYRYSMSHEADKLVYNDFNITNICNKIEKIYESM; this comes from the coding sequence ATGCACACACCTAAAGTATTGGTTGTTGCTACTTCCCGCAAGACACGAGGTGGCATTACTTCCGTAGTGAAGGCCCATGAAACAAGTGAGCAATGGAAAAAGTATCATTGTAAGTGGATTGAGACACATAGAGATGGAAATAATATAAGAAAACTATGGTATTTAGGAACAGCACTAATTGAATACATTTGCCTATTACCATTTTATGATATAGTACATATACACGTAGGATTAAGAACTTCCGTTAGAAGAAAATTAATATTTGCACATATTGCACGTTTACTAAAGAAAAAAATCATCATTCACTTTCATCCAGCAACAGAAAAACATCTATTTGATCCTGAATTCAATGCTAATATCAAAAAGTTATTCAACATATCTGACAAACTATTAGTTTTATCTCCCAAATGGATAGAATGGATAAATGAAGCTTTCCCTAAAAACAGATATAACATGGAAGTAGTTTACAATCCATGTCCCAATGTAAAAAGAAATGATCAAAGAGATAAATATATTTTATATGCAGGGATTTTATCTGACAGAAAAGGATATAACAGGCTTATGGAAGCCTTTAGTAAGATTGCAACAAAATATTCAGATTGGAAAATTGTATTTGCCGGAAATGGAGAAATCGACAAAGGAAAAGCATTAGCCATTCAATTTGGAATAGAACAACAAACCATTTTCCTAGGTTGGATAACAGGAAGCGACAAAGAAAACGTGTTTCAGCATGCTTCTATTTATTGTTTACCAAGTTGGGGAGAAGGATTCCCAATGGGAGTTTTAGATGCAATGGCCTATGGAATCCCTGTGGTTACAACCCCTGTAGGCGGGTTAGAAAAAGTATTTCACAACGAAATTGATGCAATGATTTACGATACGTATGATTTGGACATGTTAGCAGAAAAATTAGAATTACTAATAAGATCGGAAGAATATAGATACAGCATGTCCCACGAAGCCGATAAATTAGTGTATAATGACTTCAACATAACCAATATCTGCAATAAAATTGAGAAAATATATGAAAGCATGTAG
- a CDS encoding glycosyltransferase, which translates to MDNIAACIVTYNRKELLIKCLNSIISQTQTVQEIIIVNNCSTDGTKDMLFSKGYICPINEYTSEDASIYISNYKISKTQNIQIRLIDKILNEGGAGGFYTAMKTAYELGYEWVWLMDDDGIPNNNQIEELLKKSKKYNLLFCNALVCRIDDPNQLVFGINKKYKSHQFQDNEIEYGEMNPYNGTLIHHSVMEKIGFTKKEMFIWGDEVEYMQRAIKNGYPLVTICTAIHYHPKNQSNSINIIPLLKYKKIRIPNPKFSHHYYRNLGYIKRNYESYKKVLKCFISYSLTYLIRLNFKEYYKFIKYYSRGVRNRYN; encoded by the coding sequence ATGGATAATATAGCAGCATGTATCGTAACATATAATCGAAAAGAATTATTAATAAAATGTCTAAACTCAATTATATCTCAAACACAAACAGTACAAGAAATTATAATAGTAAATAACTGTTCTACAGATGGAACCAAAGATATGCTTTTTTCAAAAGGATATATATGTCCCATTAATGAATATACATCAGAAGATGCAAGCATATATATATCTAATTATAAAATATCAAAGACGCAAAATATCCAGATACGGCTTATTGATAAAATATTAAACGAAGGTGGAGCCGGTGGATTTTATACTGCGATGAAAACAGCATATGAATTAGGATATGAATGGGTATGGTTAATGGATGATGACGGAATACCTAATAATAATCAGATAGAGGAATTACTTAAAAAGAGTAAAAAATATAATTTATTGTTTTGCAACGCATTAGTATGCAGAATAGATGATCCAAATCAATTAGTATTCGGAATCAACAAGAAATATAAGAGTCATCAATTCCAAGACAACGAAATTGAATATGGAGAAATGAATCCCTATAATGGAACACTTATTCATCATTCTGTTATGGAAAAAATAGGATTTACCAAAAAGGAGATGTTCATTTGGGGAGATGAAGTTGAATACATGCAACGAGCTATTAAAAATGGATACCCACTGGTTACTATATGTACAGCGATACATTATCATCCTAAAAATCAGAGTAATTCTATTAATATCATACCTCTCTTAAAATATAAAAAAATTAGAATTCCAAATCCTAAATTTTCACACCATTACTATAGAAATCTTGGATATATAAAAAGAAATTATGAATCGTATAAAAAGGTTCTTAAATGTTTCATATCGTATTCACTTACTTATCTAATACGACTGAATTTCAAAGAATACTATAAATTTATAAAATATTATAGTAGAGGAGTTAGAAATCGATATAATTAA
- a CDS encoding glycosyltransferase family 4 protein: MLNIIINAYACSPNMGSEPGMAWNWCINLAKHCELHIITEGEFKEKIETALPTLPQGKNMHFYYNPVSDEIRKMCWNQGDWRFYKYYKQWQWKTYEMAKDIIAKQKIDIIHQLNMIGFREPGYLWKIENKPFVWGPIGGMKQFPEAYLQGSGIKMQVFNKLKNKINIYQIKHDKRVHRALTKADLLISSIPDSYYAIKKYKHLESVIIPETGCFKSELLETKIYDINKESLHLIWVGKFDFRKQLRIALETISHLKHLKNLQLSICGMGSEQQNTYYKKIATNLGITQQIIWHGNLNNTKVLALMKKADLFFFTSVSEDTSTVVLEAISSQLPVLCFDACGFGHVINEKVGIKIPLSTPKQSVHDFVEKISYLYQNKEVLQELASNCKQRQEELSWENKAKQMVALYNQILNGK, encoded by the coding sequence ATGCTGAATATTATTATCAACGCATACGCCTGTTCTCCCAACATGGGGAGTGAGCCTGGTATGGCTTGGAATTGGTGTATAAATCTTGCCAAACACTGTGAATTACACATCATCACAGAAGGAGAATTCAAGGAGAAAATAGAAACTGCACTCCCTACTCTACCCCAAGGAAAAAATATGCACTTCTATTATAATCCGGTATCGGATGAAATAAGAAAAATGTGCTGGAATCAAGGTGACTGGCGTTTTTATAAATACTATAAACAATGGCAATGGAAAACCTATGAAATGGCTAAAGATATCATTGCCAAACAAAAAATTGACATTATACATCAGCTGAACATGATTGGTTTCCGCGAACCGGGTTATCTGTGGAAAATAGAAAATAAACCGTTTGTATGGGGACCCATTGGAGGTATGAAACAATTTCCTGAAGCCTACTTGCAAGGGAGTGGCATAAAGATGCAAGTGTTCAACAAACTAAAAAACAAAATCAATATTTACCAAATAAAGCATGACAAAAGAGTACATCGAGCTTTAACTAAAGCAGATCTATTAATAAGTTCCATACCGGACTCCTATTATGCTATAAAAAAATACAAACACTTAGAATCTGTTATTATTCCCGAAACCGGATGTTTTAAAAGCGAGCTACTTGAGACTAAAATATACGACATAAATAAAGAAAGTCTTCATCTTATCTGGGTAGGCAAGTTTGATTTCAGAAAACAACTGAGAATAGCTTTAGAAACAATATCTCACTTAAAACATCTGAAAAACCTTCAACTTTCAATATGTGGTATGGGAAGTGAGCAACAAAATACTTATTATAAAAAGATAGCCACTAATTTAGGAATAACACAGCAAATAATCTGGCATGGAAACCTGAATAATACCAAGGTACTGGCATTAATGAAAAAAGCAGATTTATTTTTCTTTACCAGCGTCAGTGAGGATACATCAACAGTTGTACTAGAAGCTATCAGTAGCCAACTGCCCGTATTATGTTTTGACGCCTGCGGATTTGGACATGTCATTAATGAAAAGGTAGGAATAAAAATCCCATTAAGTACCCCCAAACAATCAGTACATGATTTCGTCGAAAAAATAAGTTACTTATATCAGAATAAAGAAGTTCTTCAAGAATTAGCAAGCAACTGTAAGCAAAGGCAAGAGGAACTTTCATGGGAGAATAAAGCCAAACAAATGGTGGCATTATATAACCAAATTTTAAACGGCAAATAA
- a CDS encoding serine acetyltransferase has protein sequence MINSIEKLHSYKTEDLKRYGNHKPTFKDLILHNESWYIYQYIKHLRYVEYYRNTKKSKILFLYHFFKYKRLGFKLKITIYPNTVGPGFRIYHVGDFIHVKPTCRIGRNCTILPGVVFGNKYEQADNAPVVVGDNCYLGLGAKIFGSVKIGNNVTIGANSVVTKDIPDNAIVGGIPAKIIRFKGNANKERE, from the coding sequence ATGATAAATTCTATTGAAAAATTACATTCATATAAAACAGAAGATTTAAAACGATACGGTAACCACAAGCCTACATTCAAGGATTTAATTTTACATAATGAAAGCTGGTACATATACCAGTATATCAAACACCTACGCTATGTAGAATATTACAGAAATACAAAAAAATCAAAAATTTTATTCTTATACCACTTCTTTAAATATAAAAGATTAGGGTTCAAACTAAAAATAACGATTTATCCTAATACAGTCGGACCAGGTTTCCGTATTTATCATGTTGGAGATTTTATTCACGTAAAACCTACTTGTCGTATTGGACGTAATTGTACAATATTACCTGGAGTTGTCTTTGGAAACAAATATGAACAAGCAGACAATGCCCCAGTAGTGGTAGGAGATAATTGTTATTTGGGACTTGGAGCCAAAATATTTGGTTCAGTCAAAATAGGTAATAATGTAACAATTGGTGCTAATTCTGTTGTTACAAAAGACATCCCAGACAATGCTATTGTAGGAGGAATACCAGCTAAAATTATAAGATTTAAAGGCAACGCCAATAAAGAAAGAGAATAA
- a CDS encoding glycosyltransferase: protein MEIPKISIIVPIYKVEKYLERCIETLINQSIKNIEIILINDGSPDNSSEICDKYALTDLRIKVIHKENEGLGLARNTGLEVATGTYIAFVDSDDYVDINMYKKLAEYADKHHCDAVFCNFYTEINNGKWRNSSEVSDYELWEKSKIHSFMLDMIASKPHEKLERKYQMSVWHAIYKHTIIDKENIRFLSERVVVSEDIPFQVDFLSASNRIGYIPNAYYYYCKNDNSLTKNFLTEKYDRFKNLRNHLLMKNSTIEYKQRVNKLFIGYCRSYITELINSNQNNKKGILNIIVKDPIWETIKREYKSSYLPIYSRIYYKIILSKNSRILLIYSSFINLIKKIRK from the coding sequence ATGGAAATACCTAAAATTAGTATTATAGTTCCCATTTATAAGGTTGAAAAATATCTTGAGCGATGCATAGAGACCTTAATAAATCAATCCATTAAAAACATTGAAATTATTTTAATAAATGACGGCTCTCCAGACAATAGTTCTGAAATTTGTGATAAATATGCCTTAACAGATTTACGAATCAAAGTCATTCATAAAGAAAACGAAGGCTTAGGACTAGCTCGGAATACAGGATTAGAAGTAGCAACAGGTACATACATTGCCTTTGTAGATTCTGATGATTATGTAGATATAAATATGTACAAAAAATTAGCAGAATATGCAGACAAACATCACTGCGATGCTGTTTTCTGCAATTTTTATACAGAAATAAATAATGGGAAATGGCGTAATAGTTCTGAAGTATCTGATTATGAATTGTGGGAAAAAAGCAAAATCCATTCATTTATGTTAGACATGATAGCTTCAAAGCCGCATGAAAAACTAGAACGCAAATACCAAATGTCTGTATGGCATGCAATATATAAACATACCATCATTGATAAAGAAAATATTAGATTTTTATCTGAAAGAGTAGTTGTGTCAGAAGATATACCTTTTCAAGTTGATTTTTTATCAGCTTCTAATAGAATAGGCTATATTCCCAATGCCTATTATTACTATTGCAAAAACGATAATTCTCTTACAAAAAACTTTTTGACAGAGAAATATGATAGATTTAAAAATCTTAGAAATCATCTTTTAATGAAAAATTCGACAATTGAATACAAACAAAGAGTAAATAAACTTTTTATTGGATATTGTCGTAGCTACATAACAGAACTAATAAACTCTAATCAAAATAACAAAAAAGGAATCCTTAATATCATTGTAAAAGATCCTATTTGGGAAACAATAAAAAGAGAATATAAAAGCAGCTATCTACCCATATATTCAAGAATATATTATAAAATAATTTTATCAAAAAATAGTAGAATACTGTTGATATATTCATCATTTATTAATCTAATAAAGAAAATAAGAAAATGA
- a CDS encoding acyltransferase family protein, whose protein sequence is MKQRNPSIDILKCIAALLITNSHMELLYGKYSVMATGGAIGDVLFFFCSGFTLFLGRMGRFDNWYKRRINRIYPTVFAWAIVQEFIFNYHKDIKYIIIHGGGWFVTCIMIYYVILYFIQRYMLNNLKLVFGIATTICIAWYIAIDRPVDYNMYGNTYFKWCHYFLFMLMGAILGINHKERTYSFKWDTFKLVSSIAIYYTYLFIGRKITIVNEFQILSLIPLLMTVFYFYKICNSNTLKHCYKHRIGGYCIRLIGGLCLEIYLIQGALFTDQMNFIFPLNLIIMFGIILIGAYLLRCCARIFSQTFKDGEYNWKDIIKILN, encoded by the coding sequence ATGAAACAACGAAACCCTAGTATAGATATATTAAAATGTATAGCTGCCCTGCTTATTACCAACTCACATATGGAGTTACTGTATGGCAAATATAGTGTCATGGCAACAGGAGGAGCTATTGGTGACGTATTATTCTTTTTCTGCTCAGGATTCACGCTTTTCTTAGGAAGAATGGGGCGATTTGATAATTGGTATAAAAGAAGAATCAATAGAATATATCCTACAGTCTTTGCTTGGGCAATAGTACAAGAGTTTATTTTCAATTATCACAAAGACATAAAATATATAATTATACATGGAGGCGGATGGTTCGTCACCTGCATTATGATCTATTATGTTATCCTCTACTTCATCCAAAGATATATGCTCAACAATTTAAAATTGGTATTTGGCATAGCAACCACAATATGCATAGCTTGGTACATAGCCATAGACAGACCTGTAGATTATAATATGTATGGTAATACTTATTTTAAATGGTGCCATTACTTCCTTTTCATGTTAATGGGAGCAATATTAGGAATTAATCATAAAGAACGAACTTACTCTTTTAAATGGGACACATTCAAATTAGTTAGTTCCATTGCCATTTACTATACTTATTTATTCATTGGTCGAAAAATCACAATTGTAAACGAATTCCAGATACTCTCATTAATTCCTCTATTAATGACTGTATTTTATTTTTATAAAATATGCAATAGCAATACCTTAAAGCACTGTTATAAACATAGAATAGGAGGCTATTGTATTAGACTTATCGGTGGATTATGCTTAGAAATATACTTAATTCAAGGAGCATTATTTACAGACCAAATGAACTTTATTTTCCCTTTAAATTTAATCATTATGTTTGGTATCATATTAATAGGAGCATACCTATTACGCTGCTGTGCACGTATCTTTAGCCAAACATTTAAAGATGGTGAATATAACTGGAAAGATATTATAAAAATACTCAACTGA